In Streptomyces ambofaciens ATCC 23877, a single genomic region encodes these proteins:
- a CDS encoding SDR family oxidoreductase, translating to MTDSPLQNRVVVVTGAARGLGAALARECARRGARIALLGHEKPRLDEVAAELPTRAVAVEADVTDPVALDAAAREVRERLGTPSVVVANAGIAEGGPFATSDPTEWSRVVDVNLTGSAHTARAFLPDLRRTAGYHLQIASLASLGAAPMMSAYCASKAGVEAFTHSLRAEVAHHGVAVGIAYLNWIDTDMIRDADRYTVLRELRAHMPAPARRTFPADHVAARLVRAVERRRTAVYVPGWLRLAQVGRTALPPMVLRLSRRELPRLEAEGAMDPTGPLGAGGRADHAEGAGA from the coding sequence GTGACAGACAGCCCGCTGCAGAACCGCGTCGTCGTGGTGACCGGCGCCGCGCGCGGGCTGGGCGCGGCCCTGGCCCGGGAATGCGCCCGCCGGGGCGCCCGGATCGCCCTGCTCGGCCACGAGAAGCCGCGGCTCGACGAGGTGGCGGCCGAGCTGCCGACGCGGGCCGTCGCCGTCGAGGCCGATGTCACCGACCCCGTCGCGCTGGACGCCGCCGCCCGTGAGGTGCGCGAACGCCTGGGAACGCCGTCGGTGGTGGTGGCGAACGCCGGCATCGCCGAGGGCGGACCGTTCGCCACGTCGGACCCCACCGAGTGGAGCCGCGTCGTCGACGTGAACCTGACCGGCAGCGCCCACACGGCCCGCGCCTTCCTGCCGGACCTGCGCCGCACCGCGGGTTACCACCTCCAGATCGCGTCGCTCGCCTCGCTCGGTGCCGCTCCCATGATGAGTGCCTACTGCGCGTCGAAGGCGGGCGTGGAGGCCTTCACCCACTCACTGCGCGCCGAGGTGGCCCACCACGGGGTCGCCGTGGGCATCGCCTACCTCAACTGGATCGACACCGACATGATCCGTGACGCCGACCGGTACACGGTCCTGCGCGAGTTGCGGGCGCACATGCCGGCTCCGGCCCGCCGCACCTTCCCGGCGGACCACGTCGCCGCCCGGCTGGTGCGCGCCGTGGAGCGTCGCCGCACGGCCGTGTACGTGCCCGGGTGGCTGCGTCTGGCGCAGGTGGGGCGTACGGCTCTGCCGCCGATGGTCCTGCGCCTGTCCCGGCGCGAGCTGCCCCGGCTGGAGGCGGAGGGTGCCATGGACCCCACCGGTCCGCTCGGCGCGGGCGGGCGGGCGGACCACGCGGAAGGGGCCGGGGCGTAG
- a CDS encoding SRPBCC family protein, producing the protein MAVRHRLVQASPQAVWDVLADGNEYVEWVVGPSEVTPKSGRWPEVGATIEYEVRIGPVRLQNESVVRRCEPGSVLEIEAKAGVLGTARIAIELRPWGEQCLVIMDEHPLRGPGGLLHNVGVEALIQVRHRAMLARLAKLCESEAGERRRPDPANTPGSVEFGPGAGHA; encoded by the coding sequence GTGGCGGTGCGGCATCGGTTGGTCCAGGCGAGCCCGCAGGCGGTGTGGGACGTCCTGGCGGACGGCAACGAGTACGTGGAGTGGGTGGTGGGCCCCTCGGAGGTCACCCCCAAGTCCGGACGGTGGCCGGAGGTCGGCGCGACCATCGAGTACGAGGTCAGGATCGGGCCGGTGCGGCTGCAGAACGAGTCGGTCGTGCGGCGCTGCGAGCCGGGGTCCGTGCTGGAGATCGAGGCCAAGGCCGGCGTGCTCGGCACGGCCCGCATCGCCATCGAACTGCGCCCCTGGGGGGAGCAGTGTCTCGTGATCATGGACGAGCACCCGCTGCGCGGCCCCGGCGGCCTGCTGCACAACGTGGGGGTGGAGGCGCTGATCCAGGTGCGGCACCGAGCGATGCTCGCCAGGCTCGCGAAACTGTGCGAGTCCGAGGCCGGGGAGCGGCGCCGGCCTGACCCGGCGAACACCCCCGGCTCCGTGGAGTTCGGACCGGGAGCCGGCCATGCCTGA
- a CDS encoding S1 family peptidase, producing the protein MRRSRPRYLGLAGLLVFGSLTAVGTLPASAADSPTAPAKPPAASAGLLDAMERDFGLTRAEAEGRLAAERRATALEPTARRAAGDAFGGSWFDAAKGRLTVAVTSDAPATTVRAVGATGAQVRTVEHSARRLDAAKARIDRLDAPAGVSSWRVDPSANTVVVDVVRGERSDNDVQRFVDRAREAGPVTVRSVPSAPRTFAAGTVGGDPYYTGNVRCSIGFSVHGGFVTAGHCGGAGAGVSGWDRSHIGTFQGSSFPENDYAWVSVGSGWWTVPVVLGWGTVSDQLVRGSNEAPVGASICRSGSTTRWHCGTVLAKNETVNYSQGAVRQMTKTSVCAEGGDSGGSFISGDQAQGVTSGGWGNCSSGGETWFQPVNEILNRYGLTLHTA; encoded by the coding sequence GTGAGACGCAGCAGACCCAGATACCTCGGCCTGGCCGGCCTCCTCGTGTTCGGCAGCCTCACCGCGGTCGGCACCCTGCCCGCCTCGGCGGCCGACTCCCCCACCGCCCCCGCCAAGCCGCCGGCCGCCTCCGCCGGCCTCCTGGACGCCATGGAGCGGGACTTCGGTCTCACCCGGGCCGAGGCCGAGGGCCGGCTCGCGGCCGAACGCCGCGCCACCGCCCTCGAACCCACGGCACGCCGGGCCGCCGGGGACGCCTTCGGCGGATCCTGGTTCGACGCCGCGAAGGGGCGGCTGACCGTGGCCGTCACCTCGGACGCGCCCGCCACCACGGTCCGGGCCGTCGGTGCCACCGGCGCGCAGGTCCGTACCGTGGAGCACAGCGCACGGCGGCTCGACGCGGCCAAGGCGCGCATCGACCGCCTGGACGCCCCCGCCGGCGTCAGCAGCTGGCGCGTCGACCCGTCCGCGAACACCGTGGTCGTCGACGTGGTCCGCGGCGAGCGCTCCGACAACGATGTCCAGCGGTTCGTGGACCGGGCCCGCGAGGCCGGACCCGTCACGGTGCGCTCGGTGCCGTCGGCACCCCGGACCTTCGCGGCGGGCACCGTCGGCGGCGACCCGTACTACACCGGCAACGTCCGCTGCTCCATCGGCTTCTCGGTGCACGGCGGTTTCGTCACCGCCGGACACTGCGGCGGCGCGGGAGCCGGGGTCAGCGGCTGGGACCGCTCGCACATCGGCACCTTCCAGGGCTCGTCGTTCCCGGAGAACGACTACGCCTGGGTGAGCGTCGGCAGCGGCTGGTGGACGGTACCGGTCGTACTCGGCTGGGGCACGGTCTCCGACCAGCTCGTGCGCGGTTCGAACGAGGCGCCCGTCGGGGCCTCGATCTGCCGCTCCGGCTCGACCACCCGCTGGCACTGCGGCACGGTGCTGGCCAAGAACGAGACGGTCAACTACAGCCAGGGCGCGGTGCGCCAGATGACAAAGACCAGTGTCTGCGCCGAGGGCGGGGACTCGGGCGGCTCGTTCATCAGCGGCGACCAGGCGCAGGGCGTCACCTCGGGCGGCTGGGGGAACTGCTCCAGCGGCGGGGAGACCTGGTTCCAGCCCGTCAACGAGATCCTGAACCGCTACGGGCTGACGCTGCACACGGCCTGA
- the crtI gene encoding phytoene desaturase family protein produces MTRTVTGRTDHVVVVGAGLAGLSAALHLLGSGRRVTVVERDPLPGGRAGRREQGGYLIDTGPTVMTMPHLADEAFAAVGDRLADRVELLPLHPAYRACFADGGTLDVHTEAAAMEAEVERFAGAREAAGYRRLRTWLSRLHAVQMRRFIDANFDSPLGLLTPDLARLAALGGFGRLDARIGRFLSDERLKRVFSFQALYAGVAPARALAAYAVIAYMDTVAGVYFPRGGMHALPRGMAAAAADAGADLRLGQEVTRLERSGSRVTAVVTADERIPCDAVVLTPDLPVVHRLLGRRPRRPVGLRHAPSAVVLHAGTTRTWPHLAHHTLSFGAAWRRTFDELTRTGTLMTDPSLLITRPTAGDASLAPEGRHLHYVLAPCPNTDIGPDARAWDDLAPRYRDRLLTTLERRGLTGIAAAIEEECLVTPADWTAQGHAAGTPFSVAHTFAQTGPFRPRNLVRGTDNAVLAGCGTTPGVGVPTVLISGKLAAARITGTPARRGTAGGGPR; encoded by the coding sequence ATGACCCGGACGGTGACCGGACGCACCGACCACGTCGTGGTCGTCGGAGCCGGTCTCGCGGGGCTGTCGGCCGCGCTGCACCTGCTGGGGTCCGGACGGCGGGTGACGGTCGTGGAGCGCGACCCGCTGCCCGGCGGCCGTGCCGGACGGCGCGAGCAGGGCGGCTACCTGATCGACACGGGCCCGACCGTCATGACGATGCCCCATCTGGCCGACGAGGCGTTCGCGGCCGTCGGCGACCGGCTGGCCGACCGGGTGGAACTCCTGCCCCTGCACCCCGCCTACCGGGCGTGCTTCGCCGACGGCGGGACGCTGGACGTGCACACCGAGGCGGCCGCCATGGAGGCGGAGGTCGAGCGCTTCGCCGGGGCACGGGAGGCCGCCGGGTACCGGCGGCTGCGCACCTGGCTGAGCCGGCTCCACGCGGTGCAGATGCGCCGCTTCATCGACGCCAACTTCGACTCGCCCCTCGGACTGCTCACCCCCGACCTGGCCCGGCTGGCCGCGCTCGGCGGCTTCGGCCGGCTGGACGCCCGTATCGGCCGCTTCCTCTCGGACGAGCGGCTCAAGCGGGTCTTCTCCTTCCAGGCCCTGTACGCCGGCGTCGCGCCGGCCCGGGCGCTCGCCGCCTACGCCGTCATCGCCTACATGGACACGGTGGCCGGCGTGTACTTCCCCCGCGGCGGTATGCACGCCCTGCCCCGCGGCATGGCCGCCGCGGCCGCCGACGCGGGCGCGGACCTCCGCCTCGGGCAGGAGGTCACCCGGCTGGAGCGGTCGGGCAGCCGCGTCACCGCGGTCGTCACCGCCGACGAACGCATCCCGTGCGACGCCGTCGTCCTCACCCCCGACCTGCCCGTCGTCCACCGGCTGCTGGGCCGCCGCCCGCGCCGCCCGGTCGGGCTGCGGCACGCCCCCTCCGCCGTCGTCCTGCACGCCGGCACCACCCGCACCTGGCCGCACCTGGCCCACCACACGCTCTCCTTCGGCGCCGCGTGGCGGCGTACCTTCGACGAACTCACCAGGACCGGCACCCTGATGACCGACCCCTCCCTGCTGATCACCCGGCCCACCGCCGGTGACGCCTCCCTGGCCCCCGAGGGCCGCCACCTCCACTACGTCCTCGCGCCCTGCCCCAACACCGACATCGGACCGGACGCCCGGGCCTGGGACGACCTCGCTCCCCGCTACCGCGACCGCCTGCTGACCACCCTCGAACGCCGGGGGCTGACCGGCATCGCCGCCGCCATCGAGGAGGAATGCCTGGTGACACCGGCCGACTGGACCGCCCAGGGGCATGCCGCCGGCACGCCCTTCTCGGTGGCCCACACCTTCGCGCAGACGGGCCCCTTCCGCCCCCGCAACCTGGTGCGCGGCACCGACAACGCGGTCCTCGCGGGCTGCGGGACCACACCGGGCGTCGGTGTGCCGACCGTGCTGATCTCCGGGAAGCTGGCCGCCGCCCGCATCACCGGAACACCGGCACGCCGCGGGACGGCCGGGGGCGGGCCCCGGTGA
- a CDS encoding phytoene desaturase family protein, with protein MPDAVVIGSGPNGLVAANLLVDAGWSVEVLEEQPEPGGAVRHDSEVAPGFVNDLFSSFYPLAAASPVLAGLRLQDHGLRWGHAPHVLAHPLTDGTCAVLDRDVATTAASLDAFAPGDGAAWDRLHEVWDRYRADILDALFTPFPPVRAGARLALRLRGGGGLRLARTLVLPVRRMGEEEFRGEGGKLILAGNALHADLAPEAAGSGGFGWLMSMLGQTYGFPVPVGGSGALTAALVHRLRARGGTLRCGQRVEQVLVRDRRVTGVRTAGGETVTARRAVLADVSVPALYGGLVAPEHLPDQVLADLRRFQWDFATFKVDWALDGPVPWRCEDAARAGTVHLADGLDELTRFAAQIAMRQVPDRPFSLFGQMTTTDPSRSPSGTESAWAYTHVPHDIRADAGDEGITGSWDAREQELMADRVERQVERFAPGFRGLIRARRVLAPPTLQAMNANLEGGAINGGTTAMHQQLVFRPVPGTGRPETPVTGLFLASAGAHPGGGVHGAPGANAARAALRQHRFAGLARAQRALTRRDRIGDKR; from the coding sequence ATGCCTGATGCGGTCGTGATCGGCTCGGGTCCCAACGGGCTGGTGGCGGCGAACCTGCTCGTGGACGCCGGCTGGAGCGTGGAGGTCCTGGAGGAGCAGCCCGAGCCGGGCGGGGCGGTACGCCACGACAGCGAGGTCGCCCCCGGGTTCGTCAACGATCTGTTCAGCTCCTTCTACCCGCTCGCCGCCGCCTCCCCGGTCCTCGCCGGGCTGCGCCTGCAGGACCACGGACTGCGCTGGGGGCACGCCCCCCACGTGCTCGCCCACCCCCTGACCGACGGCACCTGCGCCGTCCTGGACCGCGACGTCGCCACCACCGCCGCCTCCCTCGACGCCTTCGCGCCCGGGGACGGGGCCGCCTGGGACCGTCTGCACGAGGTCTGGGACCGCTACCGGGCCGACATCCTGGACGCCCTGTTCACCCCCTTCCCCCCGGTCCGGGCCGGCGCCCGGCTGGCGCTGCGGCTGCGCGGCGGAGGCGGGCTCCGGCTGGCGCGCACCCTGGTACTGCCGGTGCGCCGCATGGGCGAGGAGGAGTTCCGCGGCGAGGGCGGGAAACTGATCCTGGCCGGCAACGCCCTGCACGCCGACCTCGCGCCGGAGGCCGCCGGGAGCGGCGGCTTCGGCTGGCTGATGTCGATGCTCGGACAGACCTACGGCTTCCCCGTGCCGGTCGGCGGCTCGGGCGCCCTCACCGCGGCACTGGTCCACCGGTTGCGGGCGCGCGGCGGCACCCTGCGGTGCGGGCAGCGCGTCGAGCAGGTCCTGGTCCGGGACCGACGCGTGACGGGCGTCCGCACGGCCGGCGGGGAGACGGTCACCGCCCGGCGTGCCGTCCTCGCGGACGTGTCCGTGCCCGCCCTCTACGGAGGGCTCGTCGCCCCGGAGCACCTGCCGGACCAGGTCCTCGCCGATCTGCGGCGCTTCCAGTGGGACTTCGCCACCTTCAAGGTCGACTGGGCTCTGGACGGCCCCGTGCCCTGGCGGTGCGAGGACGCGGCGCGGGCCGGGACCGTGCATCTGGCCGACGGCCTCGACGAGCTGACCCGCTTCGCCGCCCAGATCGCCATGCGGCAGGTCCCCGACCGCCCGTTCTCGCTGTTCGGTCAGATGACCACCACGGACCCGTCCCGCTCCCCGAGCGGCACGGAGTCCGCCTGGGCCTACACCCACGTCCCCCACGACATCCGGGCCGACGCGGGCGACGAGGGCATCACCGGCAGCTGGGACGCCAGGGAGCAGGAGCTCATGGCCGACCGCGTCGAGCGCCAGGTGGAACGTTTCGCGCCCGGCTTCCGGGGCCTGATCCGGGCCCGCCGTGTGCTGGCTCCGCCCACGCTCCAGGCCATGAACGCCAACCTGGAGGGCGGCGCCATCAACGGCGGCACCACCGCCATGCACCAGCAGCTCGTCTTCCGGCCCGTGCCCGGCACCGGACGGCCGGAGACACCGGTGACCGGTCTCTTCCTGGCCTCGGCGGGCGCGCACCCGGGAGGCGGAGTGCACGGTGCGCCGGGCGCCAACGCCGCGCGCGCCGCCCTGCGCCAGCACCGCTTCGCGGGCCTCGCCCGCGCCCAACGCGCCCTCACCCGCCGCGACCGCATCGGCGACAAGAGATGA